In a single window of the Novosphingobium sp. IK01 genome:
- a CDS encoding glycoside hydrolase family 68 protein: protein MPSRWEPHGYDPVPEIPLVTAADVVPILPGFDVWDCWPLAHEDGRTVVHEGRTWWFFLSAPCFDDPHERHDVARIRLLSQGATGDWRDHGNALPDGLSPGTREWAGSAVLMDDGVSVCLFYTVAGRRGGVFSYEQRLFEVPGRMGAQGPGHWGTPREIVVADGMRYVADRQEIANPVPGSIKAFRDPAWFRDPATGLAHIVFTGSAAWTQDSHNGLVGLATKTPQGWVLDDPLVEAIGTNNEMERPCVVLRDGLYYLFWSTQRHTFAPGALAGPNGLYGMVAPALTGPWRALNGGGLVAPNPAGEAGQTYSWWVTGEGAVWSFIDYWGMKGRGLADHPELRRAQFGGAPAPVFQLAFDGDRVSIVQ from the coding sequence ATGCCCTCGCGCTGGGAGCCTCATGGCTATGACCCCGTGCCCGAAATCCCGCTGGTGACGGCGGCCGATGTCGTGCCGATCCTGCCGGGGTTCGACGTGTGGGACTGCTGGCCGCTGGCGCACGAGGACGGGCGCACGGTCGTTCACGAGGGGCGCACCTGGTGGTTCTTCCTGAGCGCGCCCTGCTTCGATGATCCGCACGAGCGCCACGATGTCGCGCGCATCCGCCTGCTCTCGCAAGGCGCGACGGGGGATTGGCGGGATCATGGCAATGCCCTGCCCGACGGGCTCAGCCCCGGCACGCGTGAATGGGCGGGGAGCGCGGTCCTGATGGACGACGGGGTTTCCGTCTGCCTGTTCTACACCGTGGCCGGGCGGCGTGGCGGGGTCTTTTCCTACGAGCAGCGCCTGTTCGAAGTGCCGGGGCGGATGGGCGCACAGGGGCCGGGGCACTGGGGCACGCCGCGCGAGATCGTGGTGGCCGACGGGATGCGCTATGTCGCCGACCGGCAGGAGATCGCCAACCCCGTGCCCGGCTCGATCAAGGCCTTCCGCGATCCGGCGTGGTTTCGTGATCCGGCGACCGGCCTTGCCCATATCGTCTTTACCGGCAGCGCGGCCTGGACGCAGGACAGCCACAACGGCCTTGTCGGCCTTGCCACGAAAACGCCGCAAGGCTGGGTGCTCGATGATCCGCTGGTCGAGGCGATCGGCACCAACAACGAGATGGAGCGCCCCTGCGTGGTCCTGCGCGACGGGCTCTATTACCTGTTCTGGTCGACCCAGCGGCATACGTTTGCCCCCGGTGCGCTGGCCGGGCCCAACGGGCTCTATGGCATGGTGGCGCCGGCCCTGACCGGCCCGTGGCGCGCGCTCAATGGGGGCGGACTGGTCGCGCCCAACCCGGCGGGCGAGGCGGGGCAGACCTATAGCTGGTGGGTGACCGGCGAGGGCGCGGTGTGGAGCTTCATCGACTATTGGGGCATGAAAGGGCGCGGGCTGGCCGACCATCCCGAATTGCGGCGCGCGCAGTTCGGCGGGGCGCCCGCGCCGGTGTTCCAGCTGGCCTTCGATGGTGACCGGGTGAGTATCGTCCAATAA
- the gcvPA gene encoding aminomethyl-transferring glycine dehydrogenase subunit GcvPA, with amino-acid sequence MRYLPLSEHDRGEMLAAVGVPDVGALFVDVPEAARLSGPIAGLPGHASEMAVERHMARLSAQSLTAGEVPFFLGAGAYRHHVPASVDHLIQRGEFLTAYTPYQPEIAQGTLQVLFEFQTQVARLFGTDVANASLYDGSTACWEAIAMAGRITRRNRAVLSGGLHPHYVGTAQTMARFTGDRLVTALPTLGAHADEDALIAAIDGETSCVLVQYPDVLGRVPDLARVAAAAQAKGALLVAVVTEPVALGLIESPGALGADIVVGEGQSLGVGLQFGGPYLGLFGCREKYVRQMPGRLCGETVDADGQRSFVLTLSTREQHIRREKATSNICTNSGLCALAFSIHMSLLGGEGLARMARASHLRAVQTAQALARVPGVALVNETYVNEFAVTLPRPAADVVEALAQRRVLGGVALSRLLPGASDLANVLLVATSELTTDEDIATLVATLGEVLA; translated from the coding sequence ATGCGCTATCTCCCTTTGAGTGAACACGACCGTGGCGAGATGCTCGCTGCGGTCGGGGTTCCCGACGTGGGCGCCCTGTTCGTCGATGTGCCCGAGGCCGCGCGCCTGTCCGGGCCCATCGCCGGGCTGCCCGGCCACGCCAGCGAAATGGCTGTCGAACGCCACATGGCCCGCCTTTCGGCGCAGAGCCTGACGGCGGGCGAGGTACCCTTTTTCCTCGGCGCCGGGGCCTATCGCCACCATGTTCCCGCCTCGGTTGACCACCTGATCCAGCGCGGCGAATTCCTCACCGCCTATACCCCCTACCAGCCCGAAATCGCGCAAGGCACGCTTCAGGTTCTCTTCGAGTTCCAGACGCAGGTCGCGCGCCTGTTCGGAACCGACGTGGCCAATGCCTCGCTCTACGACGGTTCGACCGCGTGCTGGGAAGCCATCGCCATGGCCGGGCGCATCACGCGGCGCAACCGCGCGGTGCTCTCGGGCGGGCTGCACCCCCACTATGTCGGCACGGCGCAGACGATGGCGCGCTTCACCGGCGACCGTCTGGTCACGGCCTTGCCGACGCTGGGCGCCCATGCCGATGAAGACGCGCTGATCGCGGCCATCGACGGGGAAACCTCGTGTGTTCTCGTCCAGTACCCGGACGTTTTGGGCCGCGTGCCCGATCTGGCCCGCGTGGCGGCTGCCGCGCAGGCCAAGGGCGCGCTGCTGGTGGCGGTCGTGACCGAGCCGGTCGCGCTCGGCCTCATCGAAAGCCCCGGTGCGCTGGGCGCGGACATCGTTGTGGGCGAGGGCCAGTCGCTGGGCGTCGGCCTGCAATTCGGCGGGCCCTATCTGGGCCTGTTCGGCTGCCGCGAAAAGTACGTGCGCCAGATGCCCGGTCGCCTTTGCGGTGAAACCGTCGATGCCGATGGCCAGCGTTCGTTCGTGCTGACCCTTTCGACCCGCGAGCAGCACATCCGGCGCGAGAAGGCCACCAGCAATATTTGCACCAATTCAGGTCTTTGTGCGCTGGCCTTCAGCATTCACATGAGCCTTCTGGGCGGTGAAGGCCTGGCCCGCATGGCCCGCGCCAGCCACTTGCGCGCGGTCCAGACGGCGCAGGCCCTGGCCCGGGTGCCCGGCGTGGCCCTCGTCAACGAGACCTATGTCAACGAGTTCGCGGTGACCCTGCCGCGCCCGGCGGCCGATGTCGTCGAGGCGCTGGCGCAGCGCCGCGTTCTGGGCGGTGTCGCGCTTTCGCGCCTGCTGCCCGGCGCGAGCGACCTCGCCAACGTCCTGCTGGTCGCCACCAGCGAACTGACCACCGACGAGGATATCGCCACCCTTGTCGCCACGCTTGGGGAGGTGCTGGCATGA
- a CDS encoding LacI family DNA-binding transcriptional regulator, with translation MTDTAADKSTREGNKPRIRNIAELARMAGVSAGTVSRALAGKSLVNAETRERIQTIAREHGFRPNQMARRLRTQRTGVIGVVIPLGHERRQHISDPFFMTLFGHLADALTESGHDLMLSRVIPGDDEWLDRIVDSGMLDGALVIGQSNQMEAIERVAERYRPLVVWGSHRPGQIHCTVGTDNREGGRLAAQRLMDQGMHHLAFFGDTGAPEIADRLHGARDAVTKGGGSYRIAAFPTHLSNDEIPEQVAAHLEKMGSGFDGIVCASDVIAMTTLRLLHERGVRVPVDIAVTGFDDVPLATQTVPRLTTIRQDIASGARAMVDLLMQRIAGVDTPSCVMPPELVIRESA, from the coding sequence ATGACCGACACGGCAGCCGACAAGAGCACGAGAGAGGGAAACAAGCCGCGCATCCGCAACATTGCGGAGCTGGCACGCATGGCTGGCGTTTCAGCCGGGACGGTGTCGCGCGCACTGGCCGGCAAGAGCCTGGTCAACGCCGAGACCCGCGAGCGCATCCAGACCATCGCGCGCGAACATGGCTTTCGCCCCAACCAGATGGCGCGGCGCCTGCGCACCCAGCGCACCGGGGTGATCGGCGTGGTGATCCCGCTCGGGCACGAGCGGCGCCAGCACATTTCCGACCCCTTCTTCATGACCCTGTTTGGCCACCTCGCCGATGCCCTGACCGAAAGCGGGCACGACCTGATGCTCAGCCGCGTGATCCCCGGCGACGATGAATGGCTCGACCGCATCGTCGATTCCGGCATGCTCGACGGCGCGCTGGTGATCGGCCAGTCCAACCAGATGGAAGCCATCGAGCGCGTGGCCGAACGCTATCGCCCGCTCGTCGTCTGGGGCAGCCACCGCCCCGGCCAGATCCACTGCACGGTGGGCACCGACAACCGCGAGGGCGGGCGCCTGGCTGCCCAGCGCCTGATGGACCAGGGCATGCACCACCTCGCCTTCTTCGGCGATACCGGGGCGCCAGAAATCGCCGACCGCCTCCACGGCGCGCGCGATGCAGTGACGAAGGGCGGCGGCAGCTACCGCATCGCCGCCTTCCCCACCCATCTTTCGAACGACGAAATCCCCGAGCAGGTCGCCGCCCACCTCGAAAAAATGGGCTCGGGTTTCGACGGGATCGTCTGCGCGTCCGACGTGATTGCGATGACCACCTTGCGCCTGCTCCACGAGCGCGGCGTGCGCGTGCCGGTCGACATCGCGGTGACCGGCTTCGACGATGTGCCCCTCGCCACGCAGACCGTCCCGCGCCTGACCACGATCCGGCAGGACATCGCGAGCGGCGCGCGCGCCATGGTCGACCTCCTGATGCAGCGCATCGCCGGGGTCGATACGCCTTCGTGCGTGATGCCGCCCGAACTGGTCATCCGCGAAAGCGCCTGA
- a CDS encoding CpaF family protein — MSAFGRKTGIGGASATRPSFGVARPMKAGEPAAPPPASDPGAFSAPSDDPFTSRNGDALSRLAERVNSVVDNTYHAEGFEASVHKIKEQVLPRLLERVDPEAAATLTKDELSEEFRPIIMEVLAELKVTLNRREQFALEKVLIDELLGFGPLEELLNDPDVSDIMVNGPEQTYIEKKGKLQLAPIRFRDESHLFQIAQRIVNQVGRRVDQTTPLADARLKDGSRVNVIVPPLSLRGTAISIRKFSEKPITLDMLRDFGSMSDKMCTALKIAGACRMNIVISGGTGSGKTTMLNALSKMIDPGERVLTIEDAAELRLQQPHWLPLETRPPNLEGQGAITIGDLVKNALRMRPDRIILGEIRGAECFDLLAAMNTGHDGSMCTLHANSPRECLGRMENMILMGDIKIPKEAISRQIAESVDLIVQVKRLRDGSRRTTNITEVIGMEGDVIVTQELFKFEYLDETEEGKIIGEFRPSGLRPYTLEKARQFGFDQAFLEACL; from the coding sequence ATGAGCGCTTTTGGCCGGAAGACAGGTATTGGCGGGGCAAGTGCCACCCGCCCTTCGTTCGGCGTTGCACGTCCGATGAAGGCTGGCGAACCTGCCGCTCCCCCGCCCGCGTCCGATCCCGGCGCCTTTTCTGCCCCGAGCGATGACCCGTTCACGAGCCGCAACGGCGATGCGCTCTCGCGTCTGGCTGAACGCGTCAATTCCGTGGTCGACAACACCTACCATGCCGAAGGTTTCGAGGCCTCGGTCCACAAGATCAAGGAACAGGTGCTCCCCCGCCTGCTCGAACGCGTCGACCCCGAAGCCGCCGCCACGCTCACCAAGGATGAACTGTCGGAAGAATTCCGCCCGATCATCATGGAAGTGCTGGCCGAGCTGAAGGTCACCCTCAACCGGCGCGAGCAGTTCGCGCTCGAAAAGGTGCTGATCGACGAGCTTCTCGGCTTCGGCCCGCTCGAAGAGCTGCTCAACGACCCCGATGTCTCGGACATCATGGTCAATGGCCCGGAGCAGACCTACATCGAAAAGAAGGGCAAGCTCCAGCTCGCCCCGATCCGCTTCCGCGACGAGAGCCACCTGTTCCAGATCGCCCAGCGCATCGTCAACCAGGTCGGCCGCCGTGTCGACCAGACGACCCCGCTGGCCGACGCCCGCCTCAAGGACGGCAGCCGCGTCAACGTCATCGTGCCCCCGCTCTCCTTGCGCGGCACGGCGATCTCGATCCGCAAATTCTCCGAAAAGCCGATCACGCTCGACATGCTGCGCGATTTCGGATCGATGAGCGACAAGATGTGTACGGCCCTGAAAATCGCCGGGGCCTGCCGGATGAACATCGTGATCTCGGGCGGTACGGGCTCGGGCAAGACGACGATGCTCAATGCCCTTTCCAAGATGATCGATCCGGGCGAGCGCGTGCTGACCATCGAGGACGCGGCCGAACTGCGCCTGCAACAGCCGCACTGGCTCCCGCTCGAAACCCGCCCGCCCAACCTCGAAGGACAGGGCGCGATCACCATCGGCGACCTCGTGAAGAACGCCCTGCGCATGCGACCCGACCGCATCATCCTGGGCGAAATCCGTGGCGCGGAATGCTTCGACCTGCTGGCCGCGATGAACACCGGCCACGATGGCTCGATGTGTACGCTTCACGCCAACTCCCCGCGCGAATGCCTGGGGCGTATGGAAAACATGATCCTGATGGGCGACATCAAGATCCCCAAGGAAGCGATCAGCCGCCAGATCGCCGAATCGGTCGATCTCATCGTGCAGGTCAAGCGCCTGCGCGACGGGTCGCGCCGGACGACCAACATCACCGAAGTGATCGGCATGGAAGGCGACGTGATCGTCACGCAGGAACTCTTCAAGTTCGAATATCTCGACGAGACCGAAGAGGGCAAGATCATCGGCGAATTCCGCCCTTCCGGCCTGCGCCCCTATACCCTTGAAAAGGCGCGTCAGTTCGGGTTCGATCAGGCCTTCCTCGAAGCCTGCCTCTAG
- a CDS encoding response regulator transcription factor — protein MPLAHPELRPNPAGAMRFGRTDGPVAPPAPANTPATGFEPSTRRTHDARIALLDEDQQTRDLLREYLEGQGMHVISVANGQELRQLIHHEPIDAVILDAMARSEDSLALLREMAEQPGTPPVMLLSAVASDIDRIVGLELGADDYMAKPFNPRELLARLRVVLRRSNAASVRVAATPVLSFAGWVLDPTFYVVRDAAGRDVDLTSGEFKLLHALAGHAGQVVSREALLKLVHGDEAEAFDRAIDVAVSRLRAKLVRHGGGALIRTVRGEGYLFAARI, from the coding sequence ATGCCCCTTGCTCACCCCGAACTTCGCCCGAACCCGGCTGGTGCCATGCGCTTTGGCCGTACCGACGGACCGGTGGCGCCCCCCGCCCCCGCCAACACCCCTGCCACCGGCTTCGAGCCCTCGACGCGCCGGACCCACGACGCGCGCATCGCGCTGCTCGATGAAGACCAGCAGACCCGCGATCTGCTGCGCGAATATCTCGAAGGCCAGGGCATGCACGTCATTTCCGTGGCCAATGGCCAGGAACTGCGCCAGCTGATCCACCACGAGCCGATCGACGCGGTGATCCTCGATGCGATGGCCCGCAGCGAAGACTCGCTGGCCCTGCTGCGCGAGATGGCCGAACAGCCCGGCACCCCGCCGGTCATGCTGCTCTCGGCGGTCGCCAGCGACATCGACCGCATCGTCGGCCTCGAACTGGGCGCCGACGACTACATGGCCAAGCCGTTCAACCCGCGTGAACTGCTCGCCCGCCTGCGCGTCGTGCTGCGCCGCAGCAATGCTGCCAGCGTGCGCGTGGCCGCCACCCCGGTGCTCAGCTTCGCCGGCTGGGTGCTCGACCCCACGTTCTACGTCGTTCGCGATGCTGCCGGGCGCGATGTCGACCTGACCAGCGGCGAATTCAAGCTGCTCCACGCCCTTGCCGGCCATGCCGGGCAGGTCGTCAGCCGCGAAGCGCTGCTCAAGCTGGTTCATGGCGACGAAGCCGAAGCCTTCGACCGCGCCATCGACGTGGCCGTTTCGCGCCTGCGTGCCAAGCTCGTGCGCCACGGCGGCGGCGCGCTGATCCGCACCGTGCGCGGCGAAGGCTATCTGTTCGCGGCCCGCATCTGA
- the gcvH gene encoding glycine cleavage system protein GcvH has protein sequence MTRYFTADHEWIAVEGDTATVGITDYAQGQLGDITFVELPAEGAVLTKGDSASVVDSVKAASDVYAPVSGTVSALNTALEDAPELVNSAPEGEGWLWKMTLSDAAQLDGLMDEAAYAAHVAEL, from the coding sequence ATGACCCGCTATTTCACGGCTGACCACGAATGGATCGCGGTTGAAGGTGACACTGCCACTGTCGGCATCACCGATTATGCGCAAGGGCAGCTTGGCGACATCACGTTCGTCGAACTGCCCGCCGAAGGCGCGGTTCTGACCAAGGGCGACAGCGCCTCGGTGGTCGATTCGGTCAAGGCCGCCTCGGACGTCTACGCGCCTGTCTCGGGCACGGTGAGCGCGCTCAACACTGCGCTCGAAGACGCCCCCGAACTGGTCAACTCGGCCCCCGAAGGCGAAGGCTGGCTCTGGAAGATGACGCTGTCCGACGCCGCCCAGCTCGACGGCCTGATGGACGAGGCGGCCTATGCCGCCCATGTCGCGGAGCTCTGA
- the gcvPB gene encoding aminomethyl-transferring glycine dehydrogenase subunit GcvPB — translation MTALNPSGWRPEMGDAACAPEGAGATFTGNRALHLEEPLLFEIGRADHCGVDFDEVAGSPLAGLALRAAPVDLPGLSEPEAVRHYTRLSRQNYAIDLGLFPLGSCTMKHNPRLDEKVARMPGFADVHPLAPEGTVQGALKVIDELAHWLVELTGMASVAMTPKAGAHGELCGLLAIRAALDARGDKREVILVPESAHGTNPATAAFAGFKVEAIPATAAGRVDTAALIARLGPNVAGVMITNPNTCGLFESDLKTIADAVHAAGGYVYCDGANFNAIVGRVRPGDLGVDAMHINLHKTFSTPHGGGGPGAGPVVLSEALAPFAPLPFVKPGTDGVLHLIEEAQGAEQAPGAFGRMCAFHGQMGMFTRALAYILSHGADGLAQASGDAVLNANYVLRRLEHVLHAPFGATGPCMHEALFSDDGFAEGFSTLDLAKGLIDEGFHPMTVYFPLVVHGAMLVEPTETESKAGLDQFIAAMESLGQRARAGDAALKSAPHFAPRRRVDETRAARKPRLIWTPTEG, via the coding sequence ATGACCGCTCTCAATCCTTCGGGCTGGCGCCCGGAAATGGGTGATGCCGCTTGCGCACCCGAAGGCGCGGGCGCGACCTTCACCGGCAATCGCGCGCTGCACCTCGAAGAGCCGCTGCTCTTTGAAATTGGCCGCGCCGACCATTGCGGCGTCGATTTCGACGAGGTGGCCGGTTCGCCGCTGGCCGGGCTGGCCCTGCGCGCGGCCCCGGTTGATCTGCCGGGCCTGAGCGAACCGGAAGCGGTGCGCCACTACACGCGCCTGTCGCGCCAGAACTATGCCATCGACCTTGGCCTGTTCCCGCTCGGCAGCTGCACGATGAAGCACAACCCGCGCCTCGATGAAAAGGTCGCGCGGATGCCCGGCTTTGCTGATGTTCACCCGCTCGCGCCCGAAGGCACGGTGCAGGGCGCGCTCAAGGTCATCGACGAACTGGCCCACTGGCTGGTCGAACTGACCGGCATGGCTTCGGTCGCGATGACGCCCAAGGCGGGCGCCCATGGCGAACTGTGCGGCCTTCTGGCGATCCGCGCCGCGCTCGACGCGCGCGGGGACAAGCGCGAGGTCATCCTCGTGCCCGAAAGCGCCCATGGCACCAACCCGGCCACGGCCGCCTTCGCGGGCTTCAAGGTCGAGGCCATTCCGGCAACGGCTGCGGGCCGCGTCGATACCGCCGCACTGATCGCCCGTCTCGGCCCGAACGTGGCCGGGGTGATGATCACCAACCCCAATACGTGCGGCTTGTTCGAGAGCGATCTCAAGACCATTGCCGACGCGGTCCATGCGGCGGGCGGCTATGTCTATTGCGACGGCGCCAACTTCAACGCCATCGTCGGGCGGGTTCGCCCCGGCGATTTGGGCGTCGACGCGATGCACATCAACCTGCACAAGACCTTCTCGACGCCGCATGGCGGGGGCGGGCCGGGTGCAGGGCCGGTGGTCCTGTCGGAAGCGCTGGCGCCGTTCGCGCCGCTGCCTTTCGTCAAGCCGGGCACCGATGGCGTGCTTCACCTGATCGAGGAAGCGCAAGGGGCCGAGCAGGCACCGGGCGCTTTTGGCCGGATGTGCGCGTTCCATGGCCAGATGGGCATGTTCACCCGCGCGCTGGCCTATATCCTGAGCCACGGGGCCGATGGTCTGGCCCAGGCCTCGGGCGATGCGGTGCTCAACGCCAACTACGTGTTGCGCCGTCTCGAACACGTCCTTCACGCGCCGTTTGGCGCGACGGGGCCGTGCATGCACGAGGCGCTGTTCAGCGATGATGGCTTTGCCGAAGGGTTTTCGACGCTCGACCTCGCCAAGGGGCTGATCGACGAGGGCTTCCACCCGATGACGGTCTATTTCCCGCTCGTCGTCCATGGCGCGATGCTGGTGGAACCGACCGAGACGGAGAGCAAGGCCGGGCTCGACCAGTTCATCGCCGCGATGGAAAGTCTGGGCCAGCGGGCCCGCGCCGGGGATGCCGCGCTCAAGAGCGCGCCGCACTTCGCCCCGCGTCGCCGTGTCGATGAAACCCGCGCCGCGCGCAAGCCGCGTCTGATCTGGACGCCGACCGAAGGCTGA
- a CDS encoding HNH endonuclease: MTFEGESGTQGAVPCWLCCRPLGQRCEWHHPVPKSRGGRDVVPLHPICHRTIHACFDNARLARIGADRARLVEDPALARFVAWIASKPPDFHARTASRISLRSRTRR, from the coding sequence GTGACTTTTGAAGGCGAAAGCGGGACGCAAGGCGCTGTACCGTGCTGGTTATGCTGCCGTCCGCTCGGACAGCGGTGCGAGTGGCACCATCCGGTGCCCAAAAGCCGGGGCGGGCGTGATGTCGTCCCCCTGCATCCGATCTGCCATCGCACGATCCATGCCTGTTTCGACAATGCGCGACTGGCGCGGATCGGGGCGGACAGGGCCAGGCTGGTCGAAGATCCCGCGCTCGCCCGGTTCGTGGCGTGGATCGCAAGCAAGCCGCCCGATTTCCATGCCCGGACGGCGTCGCGGATTTCATTGCGGTCAAGGACCCGGCGCTAG
- a CDS encoding entericidin A/B family lipoprotein: MTRKIILAMTMGGLLLATAACNTVKGAGRDIQSIGQAGSDAIH; this comes from the coding sequence ATGACCCGCAAGATCATCCTCGCCATGACCATGGGCGGCCTGCTGCTCGCAACGGCGGCCTGCAACACCGTCAAGGGTGCTGGCCGCGACATCCAGTCGATCGGCCAGGCCGGTTCGGACGCGATCCACTGA
- a CDS encoding MFS transporter, with the protein MNLGFLGLQFSFGLQQGNMGPIYSYLGANEAQLPLLWLAGPMTGLLVQPLIGALSDRTDGRWGRRTPYFLVGAVLCALGLMAMPLSSSLLMATSLLWLLDAGNNITMEPYRAYVSDRLAPAQRQVGFLAQSAFTGLAQMLAFLTPSLLVALGMNRDWVDAHGIPYTVRVVFMVGAALSLVTIVWSVRRVPELPLTPAERARIAAAPRGLGAALAEIVDAIATMPAAMRKLGLMSLFQWSGMWGYWLYVTYAIGRGVYHTADPHSSAFHSAVLTNGEIAAFYNGVAFVAAFAMVPLVRRIGPGPLHALCLLAGGLGMLALPHVTDKAWLFVPAVGVGLAWGSIMGNPYAILSSSIPPERTGVYMGIFNMMIVIPMVLFALVTSELDLGFLHLGLGLYERALGGDPGRMLSACGASLVLAALSVLWVREGRPSSSPAL; encoded by the coding sequence ATGAATCTCGGTTTCCTGGGGCTGCAATTCAGCTTCGGCCTGCAACAGGGCAACATGGGGCCGATCTACAGCTATCTGGGCGCCAACGAGGCGCAACTGCCGCTGCTCTGGCTGGCCGGGCCGATGACCGGGCTGCTGGTCCAGCCGCTGATCGGCGCGCTGTCGGACCGGACGGACGGGCGCTGGGGGCGGCGCACGCCCTATTTCCTTGTCGGGGCGGTGCTTTGCGCGCTCGGGCTGATGGCGATGCCGCTCTCGTCCTCGTTGCTGATGGCCACCTCGCTGCTCTGGCTGCTCGATGCGGGCAACAACATCACGATGGAGCCCTATCGCGCCTATGTGTCCGACCGTCTGGCCCCGGCGCAGCGGCAGGTCGGCTTTCTCGCGCAGAGCGCGTTTACCGGCCTTGCCCAGATGCTGGCGTTCCTTACCCCGTCGCTGCTGGTGGCGCTGGGGATGAACCGGGACTGGGTCGATGCCCATGGCATTCCCTATACCGTGCGGGTGGTGTTCATGGTCGGGGCGGCGCTGTCGCTGGTGACCATCGTGTGGTCGGTGCGCCGCGTGCCCGAACTGCCGCTGACACCCGCCGAGCGTGCGCGGATCGCCGCGGCCCCCCGCGGGCTGGGGGCGGCCCTTGCCGAAATCGTCGATGCGATTGCCACGATGCCCGCCGCCATGCGCAAGCTCGGGCTGATGAGCCTGTTCCAGTGGTCGGGGATGTGGGGCTACTGGCTCTATGTGACGTATGCGATCGGGCGGGGGGTCTATCACACCGCCGATCCGCACAGTTCGGCGTTTCACAGCGCGGTCCTGACCAATGGCGAGATCGCGGCGTTCTACAATGGCGTGGCCTTCGTCGCGGCCTTTGCCATGGTGCCGCTGGTGCGCCGGATCGGGCCGGGGCCGCTCCATGCGCTGTGCCTGCTGGCGGGCGGCCTTGGCATGCTGGCGCTGCCCCATGTGACCGACAAGGCCTGGCTGTTCGTTCCCGCCGTCGGCGTCGGGCTGGCCTGGGGGAGCATCATGGGCAACCCTTATGCGATCCTGTCGAGTTCGATCCCGCCCGAGCGCACCGGGGTCTACATGGGCATCTTCAACATGATGATCGTGATCCCGATGGTGCTCTTTGCGCTGGTGACCAGCGAGCTGGACCTGGGCTTCCTGCATCTTGGACTGGGCCTCTACGAGCGCGCGCTCGGCGGCGATCCGGGCCGGATGCTTTCGGCCTGTGGCGCGAGCCTCGTTCTGGCGGCCCTGAGCGTGCTGTGGGTGCGCGAGGGGCGGCCGTCTTCCTCTCCGGCGCTCTGA